The genomic interval TGGGATGGAGAGACTGAAATGGAGACCTTTTCAGAACGACCCAGGCTGATGTTTTTCAGGTGTTCTCCCCAGATATCTGTCAGTACCAGCTCGCGGAAGGAAGGGTGAAAAGGTCCGGCCACAAGGTCTTCTCCTCCGGCTATGCCCTCCGAGGGGTGCAGCCCCATGCGGATGATCCGTATTCCTGCATTTTCAAATATCAAAAACAGCTCTTTTGACCAGGAAACGGCCTCATCCAGAGCCTGAGGCCGGTATGCACCTTCGAGGTACATCGTTTCAAGATAGGTTCCCCTGATGACCAACGCCGGGTATATCCTTACATCAACCGCACCCAGGTCGGCAAAGGCTTTAGCCGTATTTTTCGATTTCACCAGGGTATCTCCCGGCAATCCTGTCATCATCTGCAAGCCAAGCCTGAATCCATGTTTTCTGATCATTCCCGATGCTTTGGCGGTATCTTCCGCCGTATGTCCTCTTCCGGAAAGCTGCAGTACCTCATCATCCATGGATTGGGCACCGAGTTCAACGGTTTCTACATGATATCTTTTCAGGATGTCGAGGATGTTTCTGTCGATATAATCGGGCCGGGTCGATAAACGGATGGCGTCAATCTGCCCATCCTTAAAATAGGGCTGGATCAACGCCAGATAATGCAGCATGTCTTCCTTTGGTAATCCCGTGAAATTACCCCCGAAAAATCCAAGTTCCACCCGCCGGTTCTTTTTCCTGAAAGTATTCAGATGTGATTCGATTTCGGCAATGATCTCCTCATCCTCAGGTTTTTGCACCTTTCCGGAGATCTTATACTGATCGCAATAAATACAGCGGAAAGGACAACCCAATTCAGGAATAAAAACCGGTATGGTGTAGTGTTTTATCATTTAATCTGTGAAAATCTGAGTAATCTGTGGTAAAACACAAAATTACAATTTCCTACCTTTACAACATGATTAGCATCCGAAAAGCCAGCATCAACGATTACGCCACCCTCATTGATCTATGGACGGCCTCCGGCCTGCCATACAAACCTGAGGGCAGGGACAGCCGTGAAGCAATGGAGAAAGAATTTCAGCGTGGCATCTCCACCTATCTGATCGCTGAAGATCAGCAAAAACCCATTGGCACCGTCCTCATCACCCACGACGGCCGCAAAGGCTGGATCAACCGCCTGGCCATCATCCCAGGATACAGAAAACGTGGCATAGCCCGCCAACTGATCACCGAAGCCGAAAAGATCCTGGATGAACAAGGCATCGGAATCTATGCCTGCCTGATCGAAGGCTATAACCAAACCTCACTGGAGGTATTCCAAAAGCTTGGATATGTTGATTTTGAAGGAATACATTATTTGACAAAGAGGAAGTTTCCGGGGATTTGACCAGTAAGGGGGATGCCATCCTACGGGATGGAGTCCCTTTTACATTGCAAGTAAACTCCTGTCTTTTTATTTTATC from Bacteroidota bacterium carries:
- a CDS encoding radical SAM protein codes for the protein MIKHYTIPVFIPELGCPFRCIYCDQYKISGKVQKPEDEEIIAEIESHLNTFRKKNRRVELGFFGGNFTGLPKEDMLHYLALIQPYFKDGQIDAIRLSTRPDYIDRNILDILKRYHVETVELGAQSMDDEVLQLSGRGHTAEDTAKASGMIRKHGFRLGLQMMTGLPGDTLVKSKNTAKAFADLGAVDVRIYPALVIRGTYLETMYLEGAYRPQALDEAVSWSKELFLIFENAGIRIIRMGLHPSEGIAGGEDLVAGPFHPSFRELVLTDIWGEHLKNISLGRSEKVSISVSPSQFNYAIGYDAKNKKRLLKTFKYVTFLKDPGLSGRSYHVDYH
- a CDS encoding GNAT family N-acetyltransferase; protein product: MISIRKASINDYATLIDLWTASGLPYKPEGRDSREAMEKEFQRGISTYLIAEDQQKPIGTVLITHDGRKGWINRLAIIPGYRKRGIARQLITEAEKILDEQGIGIYACLIEGYNQTSLEVFQKLGYVDFEGIHYLTKRKFPGI